One segment of Danio aesculapii chromosome 3, fDanAes4.1, whole genome shotgun sequence DNA contains the following:
- the glis2b gene encoding zinc finger protein GLIS2b, whose protein sequence is MLSLDEPLDLKVPRGRISGWDRGARSPPTLSSSPIHGKGAGQLRMTDDGTAVIVPASPASPHTGVLQNNSGTPTPPAVDLSMSPSSRNTACSPELSNGSGSAPVFPGDSAHIRYVEGGATSQAFQFFVPIGAGGGLHLPSSMFIRQPKDTRASPDLSADEQLACRWRKCHLLFDSLQDLVDHVNDFHVKPEKDSGYCCHWEGCARKGRGFNARYKMLIHIRTHTNEKPHRCPTCNKSFSRLENLKIHNRSHTGEKPYICPYEGCNKRYSNSSDRFKHTRTHYVDKPYYCKMVGCLKRYTDPSSLRKHIKAHGHFVAQEQGGGVGSLIKQSQIAGVGKDSELTYVSGAHIIIPSAAAALLGGHALQGLGGSLPLSPLSPRPLDLSTLGCPNSPTAGLGGTPILSFSSSPLGLTKSPLLTPSFSSSTLGLPMLPILGSERRDHGKGKIRGEEGENEIHSGVLNLSTGATHDPLSWVVIPSGPVVLKPAVVN, encoded by the exons ATGCTGTCCTTAGATGAGCCACTAGACCTGAAGGTGCCAAGGGGGCGGATCAGTGGGTGGGACAGAGGTGCCAGGTCACCGCCAACTCTCAGTTCCTCTCCAATCCACGGCAAGGGGGCGGGGCAGCTGCGGATGACAGACGACGGCACTGCGGTCATCGTTCCAGCTTCTCCTGCATCGCCACACACAG GTGTCTTACAGAATAACTCGGGGACCCCCACACCACCGGCTGTGGACCTCAGCATGTCCCCGTCCTCCCGAAACACCGCCTGCTCTCCAGAGCTCTCCAACGGTAGCGGATCGGCTCCTGTTTTCCCTGGG GACTCGGCTCATATCCGCTATGTTGAAGGAGGAGCCACATCTCAAGCATTCCAGTTCTTTGTGCCCATCGGAGCAGGAGGAGGCCTTCACCTGCCCTCATCCATGTTTATTCGGCAGCCTAAAGACACCAGAGCTTCTCCAGACCTTTCTGCAGATGAACAGCTGGCCTGTCGCTGGAGGAAG TGCCACCTACTTTTCGACTCCTTGCAAGACTTGGTGGATCATGTCAACGACTTCCATGTGAAGCCTGAGAAGGATTCTGGCTACTGTTGCCACTGGGAAGGGTGTGCACGCAAAGGACGGGGATTCAATGCCAG GTACAAGATGCTAATTCACATCCGTACTCACACCAATGAGAAACCTCACCGCTGTCCCACCTGCAATAAGAGCTTTTCCCGACTGGAAAACCTCAAGATTCACAACCGCTCACATACAG GTGAGAAGCCCTACATCTGCCCTTATGAAGGCTGCAATAAACGCTACTCCAATTCCAGTGACCGgttcaaacacacacgcacacactatgtGGACAAGCCCTACTACTGCAAGATGGTGGGATGCTTGAAACGCTACACGGACCCCAGCTCCCTGAGAAAGCATATCAAGGCTCATGGGCACTTTGTAGCCCAGGAGCAGGGAGGTGGGGTGGGCTCCCTGATAAAGCAGAGCCAGATTGCTGGGGTGGGGAAAGATTCAGAGCTGACTTATGTCAGCGGGGCTCACATCATCATTCCTAGTGCTGCCGCTGCTCTCCTTGGTGGTCATGCTCTGCAGGGTCTCGGAGGCTCCCTCCCGCTGTCCCCTCTCAGTCCCCGCCCCTTGGACTTGAGCACACTTGGCTGCCCAAACTCCCCTACTGCTGGGCTTGGAGGGACGCCTATTCTGTCCTTCAGCAGTTCCCCTCTTGGCCTGACCAAGTCACCTTTGCTGACTCCTTCCTTCTCATCTTCCACGCTGGGGTTGCCCATGCTGCCCATCCTGGGCTCTGAGCGCAGGGACCATGGCAAGGGCAAGATCAGAGGAGAGGAGGGGGAGAATGAGATCCACAGCGGTGTACTCAACCTGTCTACGGGAGCAACCCACGACCCCCTTTCTTGGGTGGTCATCCCCTCTGGCCCAGTTGTGCTGAAGCCAGCTGTGGTCAACTAA